The following coding sequences lie in one Tachysurus fulvidraco isolate hzauxx_2018 chromosome 19, HZAU_PFXX_2.0, whole genome shotgun sequence genomic window:
- the LOC113653812 gene encoding tripartite motif-containing protein 29-like — MNKHCRCPLCNKKFTKRPELKINTTLREVADYFKKKSGSDKPEVLCDACSGEKLKALKSCLDCGLSFCKIHLEPHYHVPKLKKHKLINPMENLEANICQKHETVQDRLKKIKEIQHSVEQSKRSTEKEKADIVEVFTALIRSTERSQAELLEMMEEKQKAAERQAEGLIKELEQEISVLKRRDSELEQLSHTEEHLHVLQIYSSMCSPPHTKNWTEISINTDMSGDTVRTALSRLQETLNEKVTK, encoded by the exons ATGAATAAACACTGTCGCTGTCCATTATGTAACAAGAAATTCACCAAGAGACCTGAACTGAAGATTAATACAACACTGAGAGAGGTTGCAGATTACTTCAAGAAGAAAAGTGGTTCTGACAAACCTGAGGTTCTTTGTGATGCCTGCAGTGGAGAGAAGCTGAAGGCCCTAAAATCCTGTCTGGATTGTGGACTGAGTTTCTGTAAAATTCATTTAGAGCCACATTATCATGTTCCAAAACTTAAGaaacacaaactaataaacCCCATGGAGAACCTGGAGGCCAACATATGCCAGAAACATGAGACAGTTCAGGACCGACTGAAGAAGATAAAAGAGATCCAACACTCAGTAGAGCAAAGCAAA AgaagcacagagaaagagaaagcagacattGTTGAAgtcttcactgctctgattCGCTCCACTGAGAGAAGTCAGGCTGAGCTGCTGGAGATgatggaggagaagcagaaagcagcagagagGCAGGCTGAAGGACTCATTAAAGAGCTGGAGCAGGAAATCAGTGTGCTAAAGAGGAGAGACTCTGAGCTGgagcagctctcacacactgaggagCATCTCCACGTCCTACAg ATTTACTCCTCCATGTGCAGCCCTCCACACACCAAGAACTGGACTGAGATCAGCATTAACACTGATATGAGTGGGGACACTGTGAGGACAGCTCTGTCTCGGCTTCAGGAGACTCTGAATGAGAAAGTCACTAAATAA